The Sabethes cyaneus chromosome 3, idSabCyanKW18_F2, whole genome shotgun sequence DNA window TTATTCTGAGCTGGAATAACTTTCATGAACGGACTTTGTAGAACAACGATTTTCATGACTTTTTTCTAATTAGGGAGTTTTCAAGTTATACATGaatttttaatacaaaaaacagttctttatgtcatttacatgtcttatttatttttctaaatgcaaccgttttcgagatattcggaGAGCTAGTGGAATGTTATCAAAAGCCCACCACTCAGTCCAGTTTTGAACCCCATTAAATATCTTCATCCTTTATTCTTTATTATCTTTAGGGATAATTTAAAAGCTAATATGAAATTCATTcgaaaaatttttgaaattttttagatGAAATGCAGGCGAGTCTCTCTACTGTgatgaaaatttatatattacctTGACCTGTATAGAGTCGAAGTGACGCAACCGATGCAAGTTGAGTTGCTGTTTGTCATCCCTGGCCGGCTTTCTTTAAGGTTTTTGGTGGACTATTGACGTTGTCCCGGTACGGTGGAACCGTTTCAGAGCCGGAATCCTGAAACAAATAATACCCGCCCGTAAGGAGAGGGTCTCATAGCTGGGCAAAGCGAACAAGGTGGGTGGTCTCTCATtgagagtggcgcttaagccacccgCTGATTCCAGAATCAGGTTCTGGTTCCAACCGTCCCGTATTACAATTGGAAAAGATCTGAGGAGCAGAAATTTTGTCATGCTTGAgacgtgcaatgatagtgctggcaacctgcttactgacaaaacggcggtagcagccaagtTGAAGGAGCATTTCCAGActctgttgaatggagaggttaAGACGGAGATCAGCATGAACGGTACAAGACTTTTGAGCAATGGCCAAGTTGtgaagccaccaacacaggaggtaGTTAAGAAGGAAATCATTGAGCTGTAAAACGACAagactgctgggaaggacggtaggAAGAACAAATACCGTAGAAATGGTAGTAAGATTTCATTTGGTAGTAAGATTTCATGCACAGACGAGGCACaacattgcagaattttacCTATAAGACGCTCTCcagtatcctgttctgtagactgagtaAGACCGTTCGTTAGTGCAGTCCTCCATCGGCgaatatcaagctggttttcgtgaaggTCGCTCCATAACGGAttaattttcctgtattttcTGGTATATGAACTTCAAAACGAAAGAAAGTTCGATCATTTATATAATAACGTATAGGTATATTATATTTTGAATACAAATTAAAtctagaaaataatttttaaattataaacgCACTTCATCAAAAACTAcaaattctgtttctgtttaaCCTAAATAAGTACAAACATTTCGAACGGTCGATTATAGATAAAACACATCCCAGTATTCTCACAATTCCATTAGATCCCGCTCGTCAAAGTGACAAAGTTTATCAAACTTTACGACTCTGCCCTGCTGCATATGAAGTACGCGATCCGCCAGCTGAATGGTATTCTTCCGGTGGGCGATAGTCAGTACGGTACAGTGCCTGAACGTACTTTGAATTACCTGTTGAACTCGATTTTCCGTATGCACGTCCATTGCCGACGTCGCTTCGTCTAGTATGACTACTTTAGAGTTGCGCAAAATTCCCCTAGCTAAGTAAAGCAGCTGCTTCTGTCCAACTGACATCTTCGCATTGCGCTCATCAATTCGGGCGTCCAACTGACCGGGATACGATGCAATCAGCTGCTTCAAATGGCAGGACTCCAATACCCGCCATAGTGCGTGATCGTTCGATTGTTCTCCATTTGGGTCGAGATTCTCTCTGACTGTTCCGGGGAAGAGCGATGGATTTTGCGGAATGATTGACAGCCTGCTTCGCAGTTTATTCAACGGAATCCGATCAATGTTGATTCCGTCGATCAAGATCGTTCCATTCGTGAGCAAAGGATACAATCTAAATAGTGCGCTGATCAAGCTGGATTTACCGGCTCCGGTACGTCCAACGATTCCTATTTTTTCCTGTGCCTCTACCGTGATCGTTATGTCCTGCAATGCATAGCAATGATTATTGTAATTCATATTGAATTTGATGAACTCTATTTTTCCTTGTTCCGGCCAAGCTGAATCAACCTGTTGATAATTTTTGCCTGCACATTTATCCTCATCATTTTCCTTCAAATACTGATTGATTCTATCAAGCGAAGTTCCGTTCTCCTCTAGCAGTGCTGATACTCGAATCAGTGCATTCAAAAGTGGAATCAAACGAAAAGCATAGCTGATGCTAACTCCAACATTGGAAGCACCGATCAGTTTCTGATTATGAACGGCCATCAAAGTTACAAAATAGATCACGACCGCACCGATTAGTTCTAACCGTAACCCGAGCCAACGACCCGATGCAATGTACAGCTGTGAGTAATGCTGATGACGATCGACGATTGCGcagaaatcgcgtaaaaaatgaTGCTCTTGCTGATAAGCGCGAATCGTCGATCTACCTTCACGAGATTCGTTGAAATGCAAAATAAGCGCGGCTTTACTGTCTGCTTCCAGATGTTTGAGCTGCCGTGAAGTTTCCAGGTGGTACACCAGCAGGTAATAGTAGGGGGTTAAAATTGCAGCCAAAACAATCACCAGGCTGTAGCTGGTGGCGCAGCAAAACAGGATCAAAATGGCAATGACGCTCGATAAACTGGTTACGAAATCGCGAAAATTAGCGGCAATCCTAGAATCAACGACATCAAGGTCACTGGAGAAGCGATTCATAATCTGACCCGAGCTGATGCGATCGAAGAACGTCATCGGTAGGTGAATGATGTTCTGCAGGAGGCTACGGTGGAGTTTTTCTGCTACGGTGATGCCTCGCACTGTGGTTAGGATACTGTTTAGTGTTAGGAACAATGTGAGTCCTATAATAAATACACCGTAAATTCCCAAATAGTATCTGTTGTTAGTCGTTGGTGCTTGGTGGTCGACTGTCGACCATTCGGAAAGCCAAACGGTTGAATATATGTCGAGAATGGGAATGGCAATGTTCAGCAGCAAGATTGTTCCTAATGGGAGCTGACCAAGCATTGAAAAATATGACCAATATATTTTGGGTGAAAGTTTGTTCTTAGTAGTAGGAACGAGTTTTTCACCTGCTGCAAGGCGATTTACATTGCGGTACGTAATTTCCAAGCTATCAGCTTCTATTGTTTTAGCTGTGATCAGTTTTTCGACGCTGGAATATTTGTGTCGATAAGATTCGTAGGTAAGCGTTTCAGAGATTCGGCCGTTTTGCATTATCAATATCGAATCAGCAGATCGCAGATGATTTTTGTTCTGTGTAACCATCACAACCGTTTTACCAACTAGCATTCCTTCTTCGCAGAATAGCTTACTGTAAATATGGTTCGAGACTTCTTCATCAACCGAGCTAAGCGGGTCATCTAGCAGGTACAAATCAGCGTTTTGATAAACAGCCCGTGCCAAACTAATTCGTTGCTTTTGTCCACCGGAAACGGTGATTCCCTTCTCTCCAATCATCGTATCCAATCCGCAATCAAACGTGTTTAAATCAGAAACCAGCGCACAAGCTTTTATTGTGTTCTCAAAATGAAGTTGATTGAATTTTTGACCAAACAG harbors:
- the LOC128741166 gene encoding ATP-binding cassette sub-family C member 3-like; this encodes MSTIADGTRDQLQTFLYACVYLPQHMFLWILLLSEIRYYRRHTLRKDIRSNLTNRDFCILATKGVLSVILIVFVIFNVGRPGTHAATRLIETFSYFAALSLLHQSVQYNVRDQTFLLCFWSLELLINCIRVVDRISLGGILFIALQLALLLLLVYPTLLEQDESPPIQPNWIRQVCFTWFACVHHKIRHSKPDDELGEPTEELQCHRLIQMFRTGGVSRGEYDSIAVNEPPSLPNITLWNLLKPFVHDFVWTGANRLVLIIFFFVCPFLLRQILRSDESTASVDKHSYVISILFVSLVIAVLNGQYLYESQKIGLKIKSLVLVMIYEKSLKLKTLREADVTLLTLDSSGFVDLVPNLHVLWSGPIIIIVSVVGLVTILGRSAWIGVLTMIITICLTKKITEKLRLLQKDLMSRKDPRISSTNDVVGMMKQVKFFCWESIFQRRILQYRHLELQVLRQVMYWDAPKYLLGIITPLVVSLATFAVMLLIGHVALLTLESLFVSIVLFNILKNPLSVLPHLSSTWSATQASISRIREFLAAEEVRPLAVQKPEQRSSNLSETIEEVLGACRKTLDSPAICVQGAKLSSNEKVILSSIDLQIQHGSHIIVTGPVGSGKTSLLRAILGELSGGAAHTVGQIAYISQEPWILNRSFRENILFGQKFNQLHFENTIKACALVSDLNTFDCGLDTMIGEKGITVSGGQKQRISLARAVYQNADLYLLDDPLSSVDEEVSNHIYSKLFCEEGMLVGKTVVMVTQNKNHLRSADSILIMQNGRISETLTYESYRHKYSSVEKLITAKTIEADSLEITYRNVNRLAAGEKLVPTTKNKLSPKIYWSYFSMLGQLPLGTILLLNIAIPILDIYSTVWLSEWSTVDHQAPTTNNRYYLGIYGVFIIGLTLFLTLNSILTTVRGITVAEKLHRSLLQNIIHLPMTFFDRISSGQIMNRFSSDLDVVDSRIAANFRDFVTSLSSVIAILILFCCATSYSLVIVLAAILTPYYYLLVYHLETSRQLKHLEADSKAALILHFNESREGRSTIRAYQQEHHFLRDFCAIVDRHQHYSQLYIASGRWLGLRLELIGAVVIYFVTLMAVHNQKLIGASNVGVSISYAFRLIPLLNALIRVSALLEENGTSLDRINQYLKENDEDKCAGKNYQQVDSAWPEQGKIEFIKFNMNYNNHCYALQDITITVEAQEKIGIVGRTGAGKSSLISALFRLYPLLTNGTILIDGINIDRIPLNKLRSRLSIIPQNPSLFPGTVRENLDPNGEQSNDHALWRVLESCHLKQLIASYPGQLDARIDERNAKMSVGQKQLLYLARGILRNSKVVILDEATSAMDVHTENRVQQVIQSTFRHCTVLTIAHRKNTIQLADRVLHMQQGRVVKFDKLCHFDERDLMEL